From the genome of Vigna unguiculata chloroplast, complete genome, one region includes:
- the atpB gene encoding ATP synthase CF1 beta subunit, which produces MRINPPTSGPEVSSIEKKNLGHIDQIIGPVLDVAFPPGKMPNIYNALVVKGRDTVGQQINVTCEVQQLLGNNRVRAVAMSATDGLMRGMQVIDTGTPLSVPVGGATLGRIFNVLGEPIDNLGPVDTRTTSPIHRSAPTFIQLDTKLSIFETGIKVVDLLAPYRRGGKIGLFGGAGVGKTVLIMELINNIAKAHGGVSVFGGVGERTREGNDLYMEMKESGVINEQNIAESKVALVYGQMNEPPGARMRVGLTALTMAEYFRDVNEQDVLLFIDNIFRFVQAGSEVSALLGRMPSAVGYQPTLSTEMGSLQERITSTKEGSITSIQAVYVPADDLTDPAPATTFAHLDATTVLSRGLAAKGIYPAVDPLDSTSTMLQPRIVGEEHYETAQRVKQTLQRYKELQDIIAILGLDELSEEDRLTVARARKIERFLSQPFFVAEVFTGSAGKYVGLVETIRGFNLILSGELDGLPEQAFYLVGNIDEATAKATNLETESNLKK; this is translated from the coding sequence ATGCGAATAAATCCTCCTACTTCCGGTCCTGAAGTTTCTTCGATTGAAAAAAAAAATCTGGGACATATTGACCAAATAATAGGTCCGGTACTAGATGTAGCCTTTCCCCCGGGGAAGATGCCTAATATTTACAATGCTCTGGTAGTTAAGGGTCGAGATACTGTTGGTCAACAAATTAATGTGACTTGTGAAGTACAACAATTATTAGGAAATAATCGAGTTAGGGCTGTAGCTATGAGTGCTACAGATGGTCTAATGAGAGGAATGCAAGTTATTGACACAGGAACTCCCCTAAGTGTTCCAGTAGGCGGAGCAACTCTAGGACGAATTTTCAACGTGCTTGGAGAGCCGATTGATAATTTAGGTCCTGTAGATACTCGTACAACATCTCCCATTCATAGATCTGCGCCTACCTTTATACAATTAGATACAAAATTATCTATTTTTGAAACAGGAATAAAAGTAGTAGATCTTTTAGCTCCTTATCGTCGTGGAGGAAAAATAGGACTTTTCGGTGGAGCTGGAGTGGGTAAAACAGTACTTATTATGGAATTGATCAATAACATTGCCAAAGCTCATGGAGGTGTATCTGTATTTGGCGGAGTAGGTGAGCGTACTCGCGAGGGAAATGATCTTTATATGGAAATGAAAGAATCTGGAGTAATTAATGAACAAAATATTGCAGAATCCAAAGTAGCTTTAGTATATGGTCAAATGAATGAACCACCCGGAGCTCGTATGAGAGTTGGTTTAACTGCCCTAACTATGGCGGAATATTTTCGAGATGTCAATGAGCAAGATGTACTTCTATTTATCGACAATATCTTCCGCTTCGTTCAAGCAGGATCTGAAGTATCTGCCTTATTGGGTCGAATGCCCTCTGCTGTGGGTTATCAACCCACTCTTAGTACTGAAATGGGTTCTTTACAAGAAAGAATCACTTCTACCAAAGAAGGGTCCATAACTTCTATTCAAGCAGTTTATGTACCTGCCGACGATTTAACTGACCCTGCTCCTGCTACGACATTTGCACATTTAGATGCTACTACTGTACTATCAAGAGGATTAGCCGCCAAAGGTATCTATCCAGCAGTAGATCCTTTAGATTCAACCTCAACTATGCTCCAACCTCGAATCGTTGGTGAAGAACATTATGAGACTGCGCAACGAGTTAAACAAACTTTACAACGTTACAAAGAACTTCAAGACATTATAGCTATCCTTGGCTTGGACGAATTATCCGAAGAAGATCGCTTAACCGTAGCAAGAGCACGAAAAATTGAGCGTTTCTTATCACAACCTTTTTTCGTAGCAGAAGTTTTTACCGGTTCGGCTGGAAAATATGTTGGTCTAGTAGAAACAATTAGAGGGTTTAATTTGATCCTTTCTGGAGAATTAGACGGTCTTCCTGAACAAGCCTTTTATTTGGTAGGTAATATCGATGAAGCTACTGCGAAGGCTACGAACTTAGAAACGGAGAGCAATTTGAAGAAATGA
- the atpE gene encoding ATP synthase CF1 epsilon subunit: protein MTLNLCVLTPNRIVWDSEVKEIILPTNSGQIGVLPNHAPIASAVDIGILRIRLKDQWLTMALMGGFARINNNEITVLVNDAEKGSDIDPQEAQQTLEIAETNLNKAEGKRQTIEANLALRRARTRVEAINVIS from the coding sequence ATGACTTTAAATCTTTGTGTATTGACCCCCAATCGAATTGTTTGGGATTCAGAAGTGAAGGAAATCATTTTACCTACTAATAGCGGACAAATTGGAGTATTACCTAATCATGCGCCTATTGCCTCAGCTGTCGATATAGGTATTTTGAGAATACGTCTTAAAGACCAATGGTTAACAATGGCTCTGATGGGGGGGTTTGCTAGAATAAATAATAATGAGATAACTGTTTTAGTAAATGATGCGGAAAAGGGTAGTGACATTGATCCACAAGAAGCACAGCAAACTCTTGAAATAGCAGAAACTAATTTGAATAAGGCTGAAGGCAAGAGACAAACAATTGAGGCAAATCTAGCTCTTAGACGAGCTAGAACACGAGTAGAGGCTATCAATGTTATTTCATAA
- the ndhC gene encoding NADH-plastoquinone oxidoreductase subunit 3 — MFLLYEYDIFWAFLIISSLIPILAFLISGILAPISKGPEKLSSYESGIEPIGDAWLQFRIRYYMFALIFVVFDVETVFLYPWAMSFDVLGVSVFLEAFLFVLILIVGSVYAWRKGALEWS, encoded by the coding sequence ATGTTTCTTCTTTACGAATATGATATTTTTTGGGCATTTCTAATAATATCAAGTTTGATTCCTATTTTGGCATTTCTAATTTCTGGAATTTTAGCCCCCATTAGCAAGGGACCTGAAAAACTTTCTAGTTATGAATCCGGAATAGAACCAATAGGCGATGCTTGGTTACAATTTCGAATCCGTTATTATATGTTTGCTCTCATTTTTGTTGTTTTTGATGTTGAAACGGTTTTTCTTTATCCATGGGCAATGAGTTTCGATGTATTAGGGGTATCCGTATTTTTAGAAGCTTTCTTATTCGTGCTTATCCTAATTGTTGGTTCAGTTTATGCATGGCGAAAGGGGGCATTAGAATGGTCTTAA
- the ndhK gene encoding NADH-plastoquinone oxidoreductase subunit K, with amino-acid sequence MNSIEFPLLDQTTQNSVISTTLNDFSNWSRLSSLWPLLYGTSCCFIEFASLIGSRFDFDRYGLVPRSSPRQADLILTAGTVTMKMAPSLVRLYEQMPEPKYVIAMGACTITGGMFSTDSYSTVRGVDKLIPVDVYLPGCPPKPEAIIDAITKLRKKISREIYEDPMSFQRENRCFTTNHKFHVGYSTYTGNYGQEFFYQPPSTSEISSDTFF; translated from the coding sequence ATGAATTCCATTGAGTTTCCCTTACTTGATCAAACAACCCAAAATTCAGTTATTTCAACGACATTAAATGATTTTTCAAATTGGTCAAGATTATCCAGTTTATGGCCGCTTCTTTATGGTACGAGTTGTTGCTTCATTGAATTTGCTTCATTAATAGGATCACGATTTGATTTTGATCGTTATGGACTAGTACCACGATCGAGTCCTAGGCAGGCGGACCTAATTTTAACAGCGGGCACTGTAACTATGAAAATGGCCCCTTCTTTAGTTCGATTATATGAACAAATGCCCGAACCTAAATATGTTATTGCTATGGGAGCCTGTACAATTACGGGGGGGATGTTTAGTACCGATTCTTATAGTACTGTTCGAGGCGTAGATAAGCTAATTCCTGTAGATGTATATTTGCCGGGCTGTCCACCTAAACCGGAGGCCATTATAGATGCTATAACAAAACTTCGTAAGAAAATATCTCGAGAAATATATGAAGATCCAATGAGTTTTCAACGAGAGAATAGATGTTTTACCACCAACCATAAGTTTCATGTTGGATACAGTACTTATACTGGCAATTATGGTCAAGAATTTTTCTATCAACCGCCATCTACTTCAGAGATATCGTCTGACACATTTTTTTAA
- the ndhJ gene encoding NADH-plastoquinone oxidoreductase subunit J, producing the protein MQGRLSSWLVKHGLIHRSLGFDYLGIETLQIKPEDWHSIAVILYVYGYNYLRSQCAYDVAPGGLLASVYHFTRIEYGINQPEEVCIKIFVSRKNPRIPSIFWVWKSADFQEKESYDMLGISYDSHPRLRRILMPENWIGWPLRKDYIAPNFYEIQDAH; encoded by the coding sequence ATGCAAGGTCGTTTGTCTTCTTGGCTAGTCAAACATGGATTAATTCATAGATCCTTGGGTTTCGATTACCTAGGAATAGAGACTTTACAAATAAAGCCCGAGGATTGGCATTCCATTGCTGTCATTTTATATGTATATGGTTACAATTATCTACGTTCTCAATGTGCCTATGATGTAGCACCCGGAGGACTCTTAGCTAGTGTATATCATTTTACAAGAATAGAGTATGGTATAAATCAACCTGAAGAGGTATGCATAAAAATATTTGTATCAAGAAAAAATCCCAGAATTCCTTCAATTTTTTGGGTTTGGAAAAGTGCGGATTTTCAAGAAAAGGAATCTTATGATATGTTGGGAATCTCTTATGATAGTCATCCGCGTCTAAGACGTATTTTAATGCCCGAAAATTGGATAGGATGGCCTTTGCGTAAAGATTATATCGCTCCAAATTTTTATGAAATACAAGATGCTCACTAA
- the rps4 gene encoding ribosomal protein S4 — MSRYRGPRFKKIRRLGYLPGLTSKRPTVKNEFRNQLRFSKKSQYRIRLEEKQKLRFHYGLTERQLLKYVRISGKAKGSTGQVLLQLLEMRLDNILFRLGMAATIPQARQFINHRHVLVNGRIVDIPSYRCKPQDIITAKDEQKSKTLIQNYLDSAPHEKLPNHLTVHPFQYKGLINQIIDNKWVGLKINELLVVEYYSRQT; from the coding sequence ATGTCACGTTACAGAGGACCTCGTTTCAAAAAAATACGTCGTCTAGGATATTTACCAGGACTTACTAGTAAAAGGCCAACAGTCAAAAACGAATTTCGAAATCAATTGCGCTTCAGTAAAAAATCTCAATATCGTATTCGTTTAGAAGAAAAACAAAAATTGCGTTTTCATTATGGTCTTACAGAACGACAATTGCTTAAATACGTTCGTATCTCCGGAAAAGCTAAAGGATCAACTGGTCAGGTTTTATTACAACTACTTGAAATGCGCTTGGATAACATACTTTTTCGATTGGGTATGGCTGCGACTATTCCTCAAGCCCGCCAATTTATAAACCATAGACATGTTTTAGTTAATGGTCGTATAGTGGATATACCAAGTTATCGTTGCAAACCTCAAGATATTATTACAGCAAAGGATGAACAAAAATCAAAAACTCTGATTCAAAATTATCTTGATTCAGCCCCCCATGAGAAATTGCCAAATCATTTGACTGTTCACCCTTTCCAATATAAAGGTTTAATTAATCAAATAATAGATAATAAATGGGTTGGTTTGAAAATAAATGAATTACTGGTTGTAGAATATTATTCTCGTCAAACTTAA
- the ycf3 gene encoding hypothetical chloroplast RF34, with protein MPRSRINENFIDKTFSIVANILLRIIPTTSGEKRAFTYYRDGVMSAQSEGNYAEALQNYYEAMRLEIDPYDRSYILYNIGLIHTSNGEHTKALEYYFRALERNPFLPQAFNNMAVICHYRGEQAIRQGDSEVAESWFNQAAEYWKQAIALTPGNYIAAQNWLKITGRFE; from the exons ATGCCTAGATCTCGGATAAATGAAAATTTTATTGATAAGACCTTTTCAATTGTAGCCAATATCTTATTACGAATAATTCCGACAACTTCAGGAGAAAAAAGGGCATTCACTTATTACAGAGATGGTGTG ATGTCAGCTCAATCTGAAGGAAATTATGCAGAAGCTTTACAGAATTATTATGAGGCTATGCGACTGGAAATTGATCCCTATGATCGAAGTTATATACTTTATAACATAGGCCTTATTCACACAAGTAACGGAGAACATACTAAAGCTTTGGAATATTATTTTCGGGCGCTCGAACGAAACCCATTTTTACCCCAAGCTTTTAATAATATGGCCGTGATCTGTCATTAC CGAGGAGAACAGGCCATTCGACAGGGAGACTCAGAAGTTGCGGAGTCTTGGTTTAATCAAGCCGCTGAATATTGGAAACAAGCTATAGCTCTTACCCCCGGTAATTATATTGCAGCACAGAATTGGTTGAAGATCACAGGGCGTTTTGAATAA
- the psaA gene encoding photosystem I P700 apoprotein A1 gives MIIRSPEPEVKILVDRDPIKTSFEEWAKPGHFSRTIAKGPDTTTWIWNLHADAHDFDSHTNDLEEISRKVFSAHFGQLSIIFLWLSGMYFHGARFSNYEAWLSDPTHIRPSAQVVWPIVGQEILNGDVGGGFRGIQITSGFFQIWRASGITNELQLYCTAIGALVFAALMLFAGWFHYHKAAPKLAWFQDVESMLNHHLTGLLGLGSLSWAGHQIHVSLPINQFLNAAVDPKEIPLPHEFILNRDLLAQLYPSFSEGATPFFTLNWSKYGEFLTFRGGLDPVTGGLWLTDIIHHHLAIAILFLIAGHMYRTNWGIGHNIKDILEAHKGPFTGQGHKGIYEILTTSWHAQLSINLAMLGSLTIVVAHHMYSMPPYPYLATDYGTQLSLFTHHMWIGGFLIVGAAAHAAIFMVRDYDPTIRYNDLLDRVLRHRDSIISHLNWVCIFLGFHSFGLYIHNDTMSALGRPQDMFSDTAIQLQPIFAQWIQNTHALAPGTTAPGAATSTSLTWGGENLVAVGGKVALLPIPLGTADFLVHHIHAFTIHVTVLILLKGVLFARSSRLIPDKANLGFRFPCDGPGRGGTCQVSAWDHVFLGLFWMYNSISVVIFHFSWKMQSDVWGSISDQGIVTHITGGNFAQSSITINGWLRDFLWAQASQVIQSYGSSLSAYGLFFLGAHFVWAFSLMFLFSGRGYWQELIESIVWAHNKLKVAPATQPRALSIVQGRAVGVTHYLLGGIATTWAFFLARIIAVG, from the coding sequence ATGATTATTCGTTCACCGGAACCAGAAGTTAAAATTTTGGTAGATAGGGATCCTATAAAAACTTCTTTTGAGGAATGGGCAAAACCTGGTCATTTCTCAAGAACAATAGCTAAGGGACCAGATACTACTACTTGGATCTGGAACCTACATGCTGACGCTCATGATTTTGATAGCCATACTAATGATTTAGAGGAGATTTCCCGAAAAGTTTTTAGTGCGCATTTTGGCCAACTCTCTATCATCTTTCTTTGGCTGAGTGGCATGTATTTTCATGGTGCTCGTTTTTCCAATTATGAGGCATGGTTAAGTGATCCTACTCACATTAGGCCTAGTGCTCAGGTGGTTTGGCCAATAGTGGGTCAAGAAATATTGAATGGTGATGTAGGGGGGGGGTTCCGAGGAATACAAATAACCTCTGGTTTTTTTCAGATTTGGAGAGCATCTGGAATAACTAATGAATTACAACTCTATTGTACTGCAATTGGTGCATTGGTCTTTGCAGCCTTAATGCTTTTTGCTGGTTGGTTTCATTATCACAAAGCTGCTCCAAAATTGGCTTGGTTCCAAGATGTAGAATCTATGTTGAATCACCATTTGACAGGGCTCCTAGGGTTGGGGTCTCTTTCTTGGGCAGGACATCAAATACATGTATCTTTACCGATTAACCAATTTCTAAATGCTGCAGTAGATCCCAAAGAGATACCACTTCCTCATGAATTTATCCTAAATCGGGATCTTTTGGCTCAACTTTATCCGAGTTTTTCCGAGGGAGCAACCCCATTTTTTACCTTGAATTGGTCAAAATACGGAGAATTTCTTACTTTTCGTGGAGGATTAGATCCAGTAACTGGAGGTTTATGGCTGACCGATATTATACACCATCATTTAGCTATTGCAATTCTTTTCTTGATAGCGGGTCACATGTATAGGACCAACTGGGGTATTGGTCACAATATAAAAGACATTTTAGAGGCACATAAAGGTCCATTTACAGGCCAGGGTCATAAAGGTATATATGAGATTCTAACAACGTCATGGCATGCTCAATTATCTATTAATCTAGCTATGTTAGGCTCTTTGACCATTGTTGTAGCTCACCATATGTATTCTATGCCTCCTTATCCATACCTAGCTACTGACTATGGTACACAACTGTCATTGTTTACACATCACATGTGGATTGGTGGATTTCTCATAGTCGGTGCTGCTGCGCATGCAGCGATTTTTATGGTAAGAGATTATGATCCGACTATTCGATACAACGATCTATTAGATCGTGTCCTTAGACATCGTGATTCAATCATATCACATCTTAACTGGGTATGTATCTTTTTAGGTTTTCACAGTTTTGGTTTGTATATTCATAATGATACCATGAGCGCATTAGGGCGCCCTCAAGATATGTTTTCAGATACTGCTATACAATTACAGCCGATCTTTGCTCAATGGATACAAAATACCCACGCTTTAGCACCTGGCACAACAGCCCCAGGTGCAGCAACAAGTACCAGTTTGACTTGGGGAGGTGAAAATTTAGTAGCAGTGGGCGGTAAAGTTGCTTTGTTACCTATTCCTTTAGGAACTGCGGATTTTTTGGTCCATCATATTCATGCATTTACAATTCATGTAACAGTATTGATACTCTTAAAGGGTGTTCTATTTGCTCGTAGTTCACGATTGATACCGGATAAAGCAAATCTAGGTTTTCGTTTCCCTTGTGATGGACCTGGAAGAGGGGGGACATGCCAAGTATCCGCTTGGGATCATGTCTTCTTAGGACTATTTTGGATGTACAATTCAATTTCCGTAGTTATATTCCATTTCAGTTGGAAAATGCAGTCAGATGTTTGGGGTAGTATAAGTGATCAAGGGATAGTAACTCATATCACAGGAGGAAATTTTGCGCAGAGTTCCATTACCATTAATGGGTGGCTTCGTGATTTCTTATGGGCGCAGGCATCCCAGGTAATTCAGTCTTATGGTTCTTCATTATCTGCATATGGTCTTTTTTTCTTGGGTGCACATTTTGTATGGGCTTTTAGTTTAATGTTTCTATTCAGCGGGCGTGGTTATTGGCAAGAACTTATTG